A genome region from Pangasianodon hypophthalmus isolate fPanHyp1 chromosome 11, fPanHyp1.pri, whole genome shotgun sequence includes the following:
- the LOC113536655 gene encoding adhesion G-protein coupled receptor G2 — translation MGSFTNLENFNSRNTVNCSYDHMTPFAVLLVDVAQINAQQWKILSYISYIGCSLSSFFSAVTIFLYVFMKSSNRDSSIRIHVSLSVALFLLNTSFLFIEWGATWSHDSVCVFIAVIIQYSLLSCFSWMAIEAIHLYLLLIKVFNTYIKHYMIKLSLFGWGVPAVLVGGSLCVFGSKPFYGPTPVILSNSNETTNLCWITDIRFLYGMNIPYFSLTFLFNTCILVIVTHQIFKLRCLNVSKLPSHKDICTVLGLTFLMGMTWGLAFFTSGYTNYFILYLFCICNSLQGLFLFLWFYSTTKKNRRLKAQSSNTSKPASATLKSSKSSFSY, via the exons ATGGGGTCATTCACCAACCTGGAGAACTTTAACAGCAGAAACACTGTAAACTGTTCATATGATCATATGACCCCCTTCGCTGTACTTCTG GTTGACGTGGCACAAATCAATGCTCAGCAGTGGAAAATCCTGTCCTATATTAGTTACATAGGTTGTAgtctttcatcttttttctcAGCAGTCACCATCTTCCTCTACGTTTTCATGAA GAGCTCAAACAGAGACAGTTCCATCCGTATCCATGTGTCTTTGAGTGTAGCCCTTTTCCTCCTCAACACCAGCTTCTTGTTCATCGAATGGGGAGCCACTTGGTCTCATGACAGTGTGTGCGTCTTTATAGCAGTGATAATACAGTACAGCCTCCTGTCCTGTTTCTCTTGGATGGCCATTGAAGCCATACACTTGTACTTGCTTCTAATCAAAGTGTTCAACACCTACATCAAGCACTACATGATCAAGCTGTCCCTGTTTGGATGGG gagtGCCTGCTGTCCTTGTTGGaggaagtctgtgtgtgtttggcagtaAGCCCTTTTATGGCCCCACACCAGTGATATTATCTAACTCAAATGAAACAACTAATTT ATGCTGGATTACTGACATTCGCTTTCTGTATGGCATGAACATCCCCTACTTCTCATTAACATTCCTGTTCAACACATGCATTCTGGTGATAGTAACGCATCAGATCTTTAAGCTGCGATGCTTGAATGTCAGTAAGCTCCCATCCCATAAGGACATTTGCACTGTCCTAGGTCTGACCTTCCTCATGGGAATGACATGGGGTTTGGCTTTCTTCACCTCAGGTTACACCAACTACTTCATTCTTTACCTCTTCTGCATCTGCAACAGCCTGCAAG GGTTGTTTCTCTTCCTGTGGTTCTACAGTACAACGAAGAAGAACAGGCGTCTGAAGGCACAATCCTCAAATACGTCCAAGCCAGCCAGTGCTACACTCAAGTCTTCTAAAAGCAGCTTTTCCTACTGA